Proteins encoded within one genomic window of Deinococcus depolymerans:
- the ttcA gene encoding tRNA 2-thiocytidine(32) synthetase TtcA, which yields MTHTVPPAQPPSLRTADSDRLLTPIVRAAGQAIGDYRMIEDGDRVMVCLSGGKDSYTLLDVLLHLQKKAPIDFEIVAVNLDQGQPGFPKDVLPRYLTELGVRHDLLTQDTYSVVKEKTPEGKTTCALCSRLRRGILYGHARRIGATKIALGHHRDDILETLFMNLFFGARLKAMPPKLQSDDGTNVVIRPLAYVAEADIIRYAQAREFPIIPCNLCGSQENLQRKVVGEMLEGWEREHPGRLTNIARALTRVTPSHLMDRDLFDFASLSVTPPEGDRGFDPEDYPQREFLSGVQELDMLG from the coding sequence ATGACCCACACTGTTCCTCCCGCCCAGCCTCCAAGCCTCCGCACCGCCGATTCCGACCGCCTGCTGACCCCCATCGTCCGGGCGGCCGGGCAGGCCATCGGTGACTACCGCATGATCGAGGACGGTGACCGCGTGATGGTCTGCCTGTCCGGCGGGAAGGACAGTTACACGCTGCTGGACGTCCTGCTGCACCTGCAGAAGAAGGCGCCCATCGACTTCGAGATCGTCGCCGTGAACCTCGACCAGGGGCAGCCGGGCTTCCCGAAGGACGTCCTGCCCCGCTACCTGACGGAGCTGGGCGTGCGTCACGACCTGCTCACGCAGGACACGTACAGCGTGGTCAAGGAGAAGACCCCGGAGGGCAAGACCACCTGCGCGCTGTGCAGCCGCCTGCGCCGCGGCATCCTGTACGGGCACGCCCGCCGGATCGGCGCGACGAAGATCGCGCTGGGCCACCACCGCGACGACATCCTGGAGACGCTGTTCATGAACCTGTTCTTCGGCGCGCGCCTGAAGGCCATGCCGCCCAAGTTGCAGAGCGACGACGGCACGAACGTCGTGATCCGCCCCCTGGCCTACGTCGCGGAGGCCGACATCATCCGCTACGCGCAGGCCCGAGAGTTCCCGATCATTCCCTGCAACCTGTGCGGCAGCCAGGAGAACCTCCAGCGCAAGGTGGTCGGCGAGATGCTGGAAGGCTGGGAGCGGGAGCACCCGGGCCGCCTGACGAACATCGCCCGCGCCCTGACTCGCGTGACGCCCAGCCACCTGATGGACCGCGACCTGTTCGACTTCGCGTCCCTGAGCGTCACGCCGCCCGAGGGTGACCGGGGCTTCGACCCCGAGGACTACCCGCAGCGCGAGTTCCTGAGCGGCGTGCAGGAACTCGACATGCTCGGCTGA
- a CDS encoding acetyl-CoA carboxylase carboxyltransferase subunit alpha has translation MTAGIDTLKELEARVHDLEVTAQRTGQNLDAAITPLRAEVDRLRAAHTPTPKADPTRWERVQLARAPGRPTALDYVEQLCTEFTELHGDRRYGDDPALIGGPARWQGVPVMLLLQQKGRDTKSKIKRRFGSANPEGYRKAVRLMDLADKFGLPVVALVDTQGAYPGLEAEERGQGWAIAESIRRMLNLRVPVVNVVIGEGGSGGALAIGVGNRVLIQENAWYSVISPEGAASIIWKDASKAPLAAEALRLTAPDLLELGIVEEVIPEPAGGAHLNPQQAAHAVGEAVTRHLRELAAQDPATLKSGRAARFRRLGAYTETP, from the coding sequence GTGACCGCCGGCATCGACACCCTGAAGGAACTCGAGGCGCGCGTACACGATCTGGAAGTCACCGCGCAGCGCACCGGGCAGAACCTCGACGCGGCCATCACCCCGCTGCGGGCCGAGGTGGACCGCCTGCGCGCCGCCCACACCCCCACCCCGAAGGCCGACCCGACCCGCTGGGAGCGCGTGCAACTGGCCCGCGCTCCCGGCCGCCCCACCGCGCTCGACTACGTGGAGCAGCTGTGCACCGAGTTCACGGAACTGCACGGCGACCGCCGCTACGGCGACGACCCCGCCCTGATCGGCGGTCCCGCCCGCTGGCAGGGCGTGCCCGTCATGCTGCTGCTGCAGCAGAAGGGCCGCGACACGAAAAGCAAGATCAAACGCCGCTTCGGCAGCGCCAACCCGGAAGGCTACCGCAAGGCCGTGCGCCTGATGGACCTCGCGGACAAGTTCGGGCTGCCCGTCGTGGCGCTCGTGGACACCCAGGGCGCCTACCCCGGCCTGGAAGCCGAGGAACGTGGCCAGGGCTGGGCGATCGCCGAGAGCATCCGCCGCATGCTGAACCTGCGCGTGCCGGTCGTGAACGTCGTCATCGGCGAGGGCGGCTCGGGCGGCGCGCTCGCCATCGGCGTGGGAAACCGCGTGCTGATCCAGGAGAACGCGTGGTACTCCGTGATCTCCCCGGAGGGTGCCGCGAGCATCATCTGGAAGGACGCCAGCAAGGCCCCCCTGGCGGCCGAGGCGCTGCGCCTGACCGCCCCGGACCTGCTGGAACTCGGGATCGTCGAGGAAGTCATCCCCGAACCCGCCGGCGGCGCGCACCTGAACCCCCAGCAGGCCGCCCACGCGGTCGGCGAGGCCGTCACCCGGCACCTGCGCGAACTGGCCGCGCAGGACCCCGCCACCCTGAAATCCGGCCGCGCCGCGCGCTTCCGCCGCCTGGGCGCCTACACCGAGACGCCCTGA
- the accD gene encoding acetyl-CoA carboxylase, carboxyltransferase subunit beta — protein MALDRFFRRRRPQQQGGADMPDLWTQCPQCKEGLYNRDLEANAFVCPKCGHHLRLDAAQRVAVLLDEGSFTQLSGAVHPTDALNFQDTESYPERLRRAQKKTGRPDAILTGTGTILDVPVTLAVMDFAFSGGSMGSVVGEEIARAAEHAARQGTPLVIVTASGGARMQESALSLMQMAKTTVALETLAERGLPYVSVLTDPTTGGVTASFATIADVILAEPGALIGFAGPRVIQQTIRQSLPDGFQRAEFLLSHGMVDAVVDRREQRAYLASLLGLLTRQEVSA, from the coding sequence ATGGCGCTTGACCGATTTTTCCGCCGCCGCCGCCCACAGCAGCAGGGTGGCGCGGACATGCCCGATCTCTGGACCCAGTGCCCCCAGTGCAAGGAGGGGCTGTACAACCGTGACCTCGAAGCGAACGCCTTCGTGTGCCCCAAGTGTGGGCATCACCTGCGGCTGGACGCCGCGCAGCGCGTGGCAGTCCTGCTCGACGAGGGCAGCTTCACGCAGCTGTCCGGCGCGGTCCACCCCACCGACGCCCTGAACTTCCAGGACACCGAGAGTTACCCCGAGCGCCTGCGCCGCGCCCAGAAGAAGACCGGCCGGCCCGACGCGATCCTGACCGGCACCGGCACCATCCTGGACGTACCGGTCACGCTGGCCGTCATGGACTTCGCGTTCAGTGGCGGCAGCATGGGCAGCGTCGTCGGCGAGGAAATCGCCCGCGCCGCCGAGCACGCCGCCCGGCAGGGCACGCCGCTGGTCATCGTGACCGCCAGCGGCGGCGCCCGCATGCAGGAGAGTGCCCTGTCCCTGATGCAGATGGCCAAGACCACCGTCGCCCTCGAAACGCTCGCCGAGCGGGGCCTGCCGTACGTGAGTGTCCTGACCGACCCGACCACCGGCGGCGTGACCGCCAGCTTCGCCACCATCGCCGACGTGATCCTCGCCGAGCCCGGCGCGCTGATCGGCTTCGCGGGGCCGCGCGTGATCCAGCAGACCATCCGTCAGAGCCTCCCGGACGGCTTCCAGCGGGCCGAGTTCCTGCTGTCGCACGGCATGGTGGACGCCGTCGTGGACCGCCGCGAGCAGCGCGCGTACCTCGCGTCCCTGCTGGGCCTCCTGACCCGACAGGAGGTGAGCGCGTGA
- a CDS encoding LapA family protein has translation MRTIVLIIALALLAIFAMLNTNALMFPHTLSLGFATYRGVPMGLILLIVATLLTLVFYFWAGITGLRAQADSAKLLRDMEALRVSLDQQEGSRFAQLQTYLDERFRALEAARGAGADVPALTARVDALQQDLNLQLAQMDDYLKSKLR, from the coding sequence ATGCGGACCATCGTCCTGATCATCGCGCTGGCACTCCTGGCAATCTTCGCCATGCTGAACACCAACGCCCTGATGTTCCCTCACACGTTGAGCCTGGGCTTCGCGACCTACCGGGGCGTGCCGATGGGCCTGATCCTGCTGATCGTGGCGACCCTGCTGACCCTGGTGTTCTACTTCTGGGCGGGAATCACGGGCCTGCGCGCCCAGGCGGACAGCGCCAAACTCCTGCGGGACATGGAGGCCCTGCGCGTCAGCCTCGACCAGCAGGAAGGCAGCCGCTTCGCGCAGCTGCAGACGTACCTGGACGAACGGTTCCGGGCGCTGGAAGCGGCGCGCGGCGCCGGCGCGGACGTCCCCGCCCTGACCGCCCGGGTCGACGCGCTGCAGCAGGACCTGAACCTGCAACTGGCGCAGATGGACGATTACCTGAAAAGCAAGCTGCGCTGA
- the cutA gene encoding divalent-cation tolerance protein CutA, with the protein MSLVVLVTLPPERAHDLARILVAEHLAGCVNIVPGLQSVYRWHGEVAEDPESLLLIKTSGERYPDLEARIKALHPYEVPEIIALQYDRALPEFQSWLREALSTPQR; encoded by the coding sequence ATGTCACTCGTCGTTCTGGTCACACTTCCCCCCGAGCGGGCGCATGACCTGGCCCGCATCCTCGTTGCCGAGCACCTCGCCGGATGCGTGAACATCGTGCCGGGCCTGCAGAGCGTGTACCGCTGGCACGGCGAGGTCGCCGAGGACCCCGAGAGCCTGCTGCTGATCAAGACCAGCGGCGAGCGTTACCCCGACCTCGAGGCGCGCATCAAGGCGCTGCACCCCTACGAGGTGCCGGAGATCATCGCGCTGCAGTACGACCGCGCCCTGCCGGAATTCCAGAGCTGGCTGCGCGAGGCGCTCAGCACCCCGCAGAGGTAG
- the nth gene encoding endonuclease III, producing MTVRPSRSTPARLPAGARARAPQVLGALEALYPDARTELEFRTPFELLVATVLSAQATDVSVNAATPALFAAYPDAHAMSAAQPEEIEPFIRRIGLYRGKARNLAALARLLVERHGGEVPNDFGAVVALPGAGRKTANVVLSNAFGYPAIAVDTHVGRLARRLGLSVQTNPDRVEADLQKLFARERWVFLHHALILHGRRVCAARNPACAACRMAAFCPKVGVA from the coding sequence ATGACCGTCAGACCTTCCAGATCGACTCCGGCGCGCCTCCCGGCAGGCGCGCGGGCGCGGGCGCCGCAGGTGCTGGGCGCGCTGGAGGCGCTGTACCCGGACGCCCGCACGGAACTGGAGTTCCGCACGCCCTTCGAGCTGCTGGTCGCGACGGTCCTGAGCGCGCAGGCGACGGACGTGAGCGTGAACGCCGCGACGCCCGCGCTGTTCGCGGCGTACCCGGACGCGCACGCCATGAGCGCCGCGCAGCCGGAAGAGATCGAGCCGTTCATCCGCCGGATCGGGCTGTACCGGGGCAAGGCGCGGAACCTCGCGGCGCTGGCGCGGCTGCTGGTCGAACGGCACGGGGGCGAGGTGCCGAACGATTTCGGGGCGGTCGTGGCGCTGCCCGGCGCGGGCCGCAAGACCGCGAACGTGGTCCTCAGTAACGCCTTCGGGTACCCGGCCATCGCGGTGGACACGCACGTGGGGCGACTGGCGCGCCGGCTGGGCCTGAGCGTGCAGACCAACCCCGACCGGGTGGAGGCGGACCTGCAGAAGCTCTTCGCGCGTGAGCGGTGGGTGTTCCTGCACCACGCGCTGATCCTGCACGGGCGGCGGGTGTGCGCGGCACGCAACCCGGCGTGCGCGGCGTGCCGCATGGCGGCCTTCTGCCCGAAAGTGGGCGTGGCGTGA
- a CDS encoding MFS transporter, which yields MNGPVRGQSWRFSRQVWLFLAAVFSFGLSQAFTALFLNFYLRALGLGAEWQGVLNALPAVTLAALSLPAVALARRISNAHTLKVGAALSLAGTVLLAVAGGAALVIAGALLQGAGAALTVVASSPFMANNSDERSRVTLFSVQNALMTGAGFLGNLLGGQVPQLYASWTGAPADGLGALRTALLIAAALQVAGLVPVLALKPSGKTAREGRSFSVQEKGIMARLVAPNILVGLGAGATIPFLNVFIEGKFQISYAGLGTLFAWTSLATAATALLQPLLVRRMGPLQAVLVVQASSLPFLAALGFAPSLWLVTAALFTRGALMNAAGPVYSAYAMSALPERDRPMYSAVNVIAWDLGWAVSSVLSGVVRGALPFTLAFNLLFAWTLLMYAGSVLAIYLGLYRPARMNAALTSRPPAA from the coding sequence GTGAACGGGCCGGTTCGCGGGCAGTCGTGGCGGTTCTCGCGGCAGGTGTGGCTGTTCCTGGCGGCGGTGTTCTCGTTCGGGCTGTCGCAGGCGTTCACGGCGCTGTTCCTGAACTTCTACCTGCGGGCGCTGGGGCTGGGCGCCGAGTGGCAGGGCGTCCTGAACGCGCTGCCGGCCGTCACGCTCGCCGCCCTGAGCCTGCCGGCGGTGGCGCTGGCGCGGCGGATCAGCAACGCGCACACCCTGAAGGTCGGCGCGGCCCTGAGCCTCGCGGGGACCGTGCTGCTGGCCGTGGCGGGCGGCGCGGCCCTGGTGATCGCCGGGGCGCTGTTGCAGGGCGCGGGCGCGGCCCTGACGGTCGTGGCGTCGTCGCCGTTCATGGCGAACAACAGCGACGAGCGCAGCCGGGTGACGCTGTTCAGCGTGCAGAACGCCCTGATGACCGGCGCGGGCTTCCTGGGGAACCTGCTGGGCGGACAGGTGCCGCAACTGTACGCCAGCTGGACCGGTGCGCCCGCCGACGGGCTGGGCGCGCTGCGGACGGCGCTGCTGATCGCGGCGGCGTTGCAGGTGGCCGGGCTGGTCCCGGTTCTGGCGCTGAAACCCAGCGGGAAGACCGCCCGTGAGGGCCGCAGCTTCAGCGTGCAGGAGAAGGGCATCATGGCGCGGCTGGTCGCGCCGAACATCCTGGTGGGCCTGGGGGCCGGGGCGACCATTCCGTTCCTGAACGTGTTCATCGAGGGCAAATTCCAGATCAGTTACGCGGGCCTGGGCACCCTGTTCGCCTGGACGAGCCTCGCGACGGCCGCCACGGCGCTGCTGCAGCCGCTGCTGGTGCGCCGCATGGGGCCGCTGCAGGCGGTGCTGGTCGTGCAGGCCAGTTCGTTGCCGTTCCTGGCGGCGCTGGGCTTCGCGCCCAGCCTGTGGCTGGTCACGGCGGCGCTGTTCACGCGCGGCGCCCTGATGAACGCGGCCGGGCCGGTGTACAGCGCGTACGCCATGAGCGCCCTGCCGGAACGCGACCGTCCCATGTACTCGGCCGTGAACGTGATCGCCTGGGACCTCGGGTGGGCGGTCAGCAGCGTCCTGTCGGGCGTGGTGCGCGGCGCGCTGCCGTTCACGCTGGCCTTCAACCTGCTGTTCGCATGGACGCTGCTGATGTACGCCGGGAGCGTGCTGGCCATCTACCTGGGCCTGTACCGCCCGGCCCGCATGAACGCTGCCCTAACCTCCCGCCCGCCCGCCGCGTGA
- a CDS encoding zinc ribbon domain-containing protein, with protein sequence MSDSSPLRRLHHVQELDLNLDRLRDEESNIPDELRAARAEQERLNNELEDTEITLEGVDKRVRQQELDLAGTREQIARAEEEQEKNAFDARAQSQYGSRIQMLSERADEMEEDLVPLRERQRELNERAADLRAQHRALRPTLNTLEEQDDARVQDLRAQGEADRQERARLAGELDTRTVREYDMIRRAKKGLGVVEIKAGRCSGCNVMLPVNVQQKAALGKLPPVKCPSCGRFLIRLDLA encoded by the coding sequence ATGAGTGACTCCTCCCCCCTTCGCCGCCTGCACCACGTTCAGGAACTTGATCTGAACCTTGATCGCCTGCGCGATGAGGAAAGCAACATTCCTGACGAGCTGCGCGCCGCCCGCGCCGAGCAGGAACGCCTGAACAACGAACTCGAGGACACCGAGATCACCCTCGAGGGCGTCGACAAACGCGTGCGCCAGCAGGAACTCGACCTGGCCGGCACCCGCGAGCAGATCGCCCGCGCCGAGGAGGAACAGGAGAAGAACGCCTTCGACGCCCGCGCGCAGTCCCAGTACGGCAGCCGCATCCAGATGCTCAGCGAACGCGCCGACGAGATGGAAGAGGACCTCGTGCCGCTGCGCGAACGGCAGCGCGAACTGAACGAACGCGCCGCCGACCTGCGCGCCCAGCACCGCGCGCTGCGCCCCACCCTGAACACCCTGGAAGAACAGGACGACGCCCGCGTGCAGGACCTGCGCGCCCAGGGCGAGGCCGACCGCCAGGAACGCGCCCGCCTCGCCGGGGAACTCGACACCCGCACCGTGCGTGAGTACGACATGATCCGCCGCGCCAAGAAGGGCCTGGGCGTCGTGGAGATCAAGGCCGGACGCTGCAGCGGCTGCAACGTCATGCTGCCGGTGAACGTGCAGCAGAAAGCCGCGCTGGGCAAACTGCCCCCCGTGAAGTGCCCGAGCTGCGGCCGCTTCCTGATCCGTCTCGACCTCGCGTAA
- a CDS encoding asparaginase produces the protein MPTPPRLAVIHTGGTIASRPSPDGRGLTPQQAPSVPGLDGVQVHDVQPFSLPSPHMTPAHMGQLAALIETLAPDHDGIVVTHGTDTLEETAFALHLTLNVPVPVVLTGSMRHAEEISWDGPANLLDAAHVALHPSSRERGPLVVIGGDIFDARTVTKIHTTAVDAFGGYPGPIGRIDREGRTPRLHYFARPEPRATYRPAHLNARVEILYAYAGWTGEGYAEAAARADGLVIAALGTGNLPAELLPLIRATDKPVIIATRTHAGPVLPVYGYAGGGATLVGAGAIPASFLNAHKARLLLLILLGQGLTREQIRAVFERDEF, from the coding sequence ATGCCCACCCCTCCCAGACTCGCGGTCATTCACACGGGCGGCACCATCGCCAGCCGCCCCAGCCCCGACGGGCGCGGCCTGACGCCGCAGCAGGCACCCAGCGTGCCCGGCCTGGACGGCGTGCAGGTGCACGACGTGCAGCCGTTCAGTCTGCCCAGCCCGCACATGACCCCGGCGCACATGGGGCAACTGGCCGCGCTGATCGAGACGCTCGCCCCGGACCACGACGGCATCGTGGTCACGCACGGCACCGACACCCTGGAGGAAACGGCGTTCGCGCTGCACCTCACCCTGAACGTGCCCGTCCCGGTCGTCCTGACCGGCAGCATGCGCCACGCCGAGGAGATCAGCTGGGACGGCCCGGCCAACCTGCTGGACGCCGCGCACGTCGCCCTGCACCCCAGCAGCCGCGAGCGCGGGCCGCTCGTGGTGATCGGCGGGGACATCTTCGACGCGCGGACCGTCACCAAGATCCACACGACCGCCGTGGACGCCTTCGGCGGCTACCCCGGCCCCATCGGCCGCATCGACCGTGAGGGCCGCACGCCCCGCCTGCACTACTTCGCGCGGCCCGAACCCCGCGCCACGTACCGCCCCGCGCACCTGAACGCCCGCGTGGAAATCCTGTACGCCTACGCCGGCTGGACCGGCGAGGGCTACGCCGAGGCCGCCGCACGGGCCGACGGGCTGGTCATCGCGGCCCTGGGGACCGGGAACCTCCCGGCCGAACTGCTGCCCCTGATCCGCGCGACCGACAAACCCGTGATCATCGCCACCCGCACGCACGCCGGGCCGGTCCTGCCCGTGTACGGGTACGCGGGCGGCGGCGCGACCCTGGTGGGAGCAGGCGCGATCCCCGCGAGTTTCCTGAACGCCCACAAGGCCCGGCTGCTGCTGCTGATCCTGCTGGGTCAGGGCCTGACGCGAGAGCAGATCCGCGCGGTGTTCGAACGCGACGAATTCTGA
- the hemC gene encoding hydroxymethylbilane synthase has product MRMVTVGTRGSTLALAQTQWVVARLKEEWPDTDFRIQTISTKGDRNRGSLEAMAQKGDKGFWVKEIEDALLSKRIDIAVHSLKDLPTEQPEGLEVSSIPRRVDARDVLIGKEGMKRLADLPQGARVGTSSVRRKAFLRAYRPDLQVIDLRGNIDTRLAALAGDEYDAIILAAAGLIRTEMRHRIDEFVEPDILLPAPGQGALALETRSDDDLTIEVAYAIHDHTTDDRITAEREFLAGLGAGCMAPVGAHASVKGGILTLEGWVGALDGSQVIRATTQGDPGECADMGAELASDMLAQGAEALISAARS; this is encoded by the coding sequence ATGCGGATGGTGACGGTAGGAACGCGCGGCAGCACACTTGCGCTCGCACAGACCCAGTGGGTGGTTGCTCGCCTGAAGGAAGAATGGCCGGATACGGACTTCCGCATTCAGACGATCAGCACCAAGGGTGACCGCAACCGCGGCAGCCTGGAGGCCATGGCCCAGAAGGGAGACAAGGGCTTCTGGGTCAAGGAAATCGAGGACGCGCTGCTGTCGAAACGCATCGACATCGCCGTTCACTCCCTCAAGGACCTGCCCACCGAGCAGCCCGAAGGCCTGGAAGTCAGTTCCATTCCGCGCCGCGTGGACGCCCGTGACGTCCTGATCGGCAAGGAAGGCATGAAACGCCTCGCGGACCTCCCGCAGGGCGCCCGCGTGGGCACGAGCAGCGTGCGCCGCAAGGCGTTCCTGCGCGCCTACCGCCCGGACCTGCAGGTCATCGACCTGCGCGGCAACATCGACACGCGCCTCGCCGCGCTCGCCGGGGACGAGTACGACGCGATCATCCTGGCGGCGGCCGGCCTGATCCGCACCGAGATGCGCCACCGCATCGACGAGTTCGTGGAACCCGACATCCTGCTGCCCGCCCCCGGCCAGGGCGCCCTGGCCCTGGAGACCCGCTCGGACGACGACCTGACCATCGAGGTCGCGTACGCCATCCACGACCACACCACCGACGACCGCATCACCGCCGAACGCGAGTTCCTCGCGGGCCTGGGTGCGGGCTGCATGGCCCCGGTCGGCGCGCACGCCAGCGTCAAGGGCGGCATCCTGACCCTGGAAGGCTGGGTGGGCGCCCTGGACGGCTCGCAGGTCATCCGCGCCACCACGCAGGGCGACCCGGGCGAGTGCGCCGACATGGGCGCCGAACTCGCCAGCGACATGCTGGCCCAGGGTGCCGAGGCGCTCATCAGCGCCGCCCGCAGCTGA
- a CDS encoding ABC transporter ATP-binding protein, which yields MTAPVPSSSLPPDAPPSGSPAQRPSTALGVLATYLGPLKWQVLALAALLLTGTALNLTLPQLLARFVDNARLGAGADPALLARLAGVYIALAVGVQFMTAGATYVGARVGWTATNRLRADLMDHLLSLDMREHKERTPGEMIERIDGDVTALSNFFSQFAVRVFGAALLLTGALIMFFRQDWRVGLGVTTFTLLTLYVMNRVRKLGVEPTRLERESSARLFGFVEERLTGLEDIRSLGAGGHHLNRFLRVQREFFTRSINSWRRRSVVWQLSMLLFAIGYVGVLSTAIGLYAAGSITLGTAFLLYQYMTLVEEPIDQLTQQLQDLQKAGASIGRVSELLALRTAVTGGSVPLSDGPLALDFRDVSFTYAPEDPEARGVLSGVTFHLPAGQTVGLLGRTGSGKTTLTRLISRLYDATAGEITLGGVNITHVPLKDLRRRVAVVTQDVQLFQASVRDNLSFFDPTVTDEQVEAALHEVGLGLWLSRLEQGVRTPLPTGSLSAGEAQLLAFARVLLRDPSVIILDEPSSRLDPATEALLTAAMTRLLSGRTAIIIAHRLDTVARADRILVLGGGEVLEDGPRADLARDPRSHYAALLRAGTLSENAPEGVLA from the coding sequence ATGACGGCGCCTGTTCCCTCTTCTTCCCTGCCACCGGACGCCCCCCCATCCGGAAGTCCCGCACAGCGGCCCTCGACGGCGCTGGGCGTGCTCGCCACGTACCTGGGCCCCCTGAAATGGCAGGTGCTGGCGCTGGCGGCGCTGCTGCTGACCGGCACCGCCCTGAACCTGACCCTGCCGCAACTGCTGGCGCGTTTCGTGGACAACGCCCGGCTGGGCGCCGGGGCCGACCCGGCCCTGCTGGCGCGGCTGGCCGGCGTGTACATCGCGCTGGCGGTCGGCGTGCAGTTCATGACGGCCGGCGCGACGTACGTGGGCGCGCGGGTCGGCTGGACCGCCACGAACCGCCTGCGCGCCGACCTGATGGACCACCTGCTGTCGCTGGACATGCGTGAACACAAGGAACGCACGCCGGGCGAGATGATCGAACGCATCGACGGGGACGTGACGGCCCTCAGTAACTTCTTCTCGCAGTTCGCGGTGCGGGTGTTCGGGGCGGCGCTGCTGCTGACCGGCGCGCTGATCATGTTCTTCCGGCAGGACTGGCGCGTGGGCCTGGGCGTCACGACCTTCACGCTGCTCACCCTGTACGTCATGAACCGCGTGCGGAAACTGGGCGTGGAACCCACCCGCCTGGAACGCGAGAGCAGCGCCCGCCTGTTCGGCTTCGTGGAGGAACGCCTGACCGGCCTGGAGGACATCCGCAGCCTGGGTGCCGGCGGCCACCACCTGAACCGCTTCCTGCGCGTGCAGCGCGAGTTCTTCACGCGGTCCATCAATTCCTGGCGGCGGCGCAGCGTGGTGTGGCAGCTCAGCATGCTGCTGTTCGCCATCGGGTACGTCGGGGTGCTGAGTACCGCCATCGGCCTGTACGCCGCCGGGAGCATCACGCTCGGCACGGCGTTCCTGCTGTACCAGTACATGACGCTGGTGGAGGAACCCATCGATCAGCTCACGCAGCAGCTTCAGGACCTCCAGAAGGCCGGGGCGAGCATCGGGCGCGTGTCGGAACTGCTCGCGCTGCGGACCGCCGTCACGGGCGGCAGCGTGCCCCTGAGCGACGGCCCGCTGGCGCTGGACTTCCGGGACGTGTCGTTCACGTACGCGCCCGAGGACCCCGAGGCGCGCGGCGTGCTGAGCGGCGTGACCTTCCACCTGCCCGCCGGGCAGACCGTCGGCCTGCTGGGCCGCACCGGCAGCGGCAAGACCACCCTGACCCGCCTGATCTCCCGCCTGTACGACGCGACCGCCGGCGAGATCACGCTGGGCGGCGTGAACATCACCCACGTGCCCCTCAAGGACCTGCGCCGCCGCGTGGCGGTCGTCACTCAGGACGTGCAGCTGTTCCAGGCGAGCGTGCGCGACAACCTCAGTTTCTTCGACCCGACCGTCACGGACGAGCAGGTCGAGGCGGCCCTGCACGAGGTCGGCCTGGGCCTGTGGCTCTCGCGGCTGGAACAGGGCGTGCGCACCCCGCTGCCCACCGGCAGCCTCTCGGCCGGCGAGGCGCAACTGCTGGCCTTCGCACGCGTCCTGCTGCGCGACCCCAGCGTCATCATCCTCGACGAGCCCAGCAGCCGCCTCGACCCCGCCACCGAGGCCCTGCTGACCGCCGCCATGACCCGCCTGCTGAGCGGCCGCACCGCCATCATCATCGCGCACCGCCTCGACACCGTCGCCCGCGCCGACCGCATCCTGGTCCTCGGCGGCGGCGAGGTCCTCGAAGACGGCCCCCGCGCCGACCTGGCCCGCGACCCGCGCAGCCACTACGCCGCCCTGCTGCGCGCCGGAACGCTGAGCGAGAACGCGCCGGAAGGCGTGCTGGCATGA